ACCATGGAGGGCCCGGGCACCATCACCGGCAACGTCGGCATGACGGGTGACCTCACGGGCTCCGGGATGCTGCGTTGGACTGGCGACTGGAAGCTCGAAGGCGACGGAGAAATCTCCGGTGATGTGAAGATCACGGGTGACACCGAGATCCTGGGCAAGCTCGACGTGACCGGCGACACGAGGCTCCGCGGGAAGACCACCCTCGAGAACGACCTGATCGTGACTGAGGACGGCAAGATCAAGGTCGGCGACATGACGATCGACCCCTCTGCTGGAGCAGGGCGGGTGCGGTTCGCGAATGGTGGTCAGGTCTGGGCCGAGGGTGGCTCGGTGAAGCTGATGCTCAATAGGTCGCAGGTGAGCGTCACCGAGGACTCGATTCTTGTGTCGTCTGGCGGTAACTCGGTAGCTGTCGGTGCTCTCGGTATCCAGGTGCGGGACGTCCCCACCACGACGAACACTGACAGTCTGCACTGGCTCGGCGTGAACTCGGCCGGGTATCTGCGGAAGGTCGATCCCGCCGTGGGTGGGCCGCTCGGTGGCCCGTTTGAGTGGCCTTTCCCGTTGTCGTCGGTTACGTCGGAGTTTGGGCCTCGTCCTGAGATGGGCGACTACCACACGGGTATGGATTTCGGGCAGCCGTCTGGGACACCGATCCCGGCTCCTGCTGCGGGCACCGTTGTCGCGTCCGGGTGGGTGGACAACTTCGGTGGCTACCACATCAAAATCGACCACGGAATGCGCGGCGGGAAGAAGCTCGAAACCGGGTATTTCCACCTCGTCGAAGCCCCCGCGCTACAGCCAGGGGCGATGGTCGCGAAGGGCACGATCGTCGGCC
This DNA window, taken from Leucobacter tenebrionis, encodes the following:
- a CDS encoding peptidoglycan DD-metalloendopeptidase family protein, producing MSIQQLVRMIRDEVVATLQNSSIGSAGLRIYGGGWIRIENGGLSVTGTAVVSGSLQVTGTLLQVGPWTMEGPGTITGNVGMTGDLTGSGMLRWTGDWKLEGDGEISGDVKITGDTEILGKLDVTGDTRLRGKTTLENDLIVTEDGKIKVGDMTIDPSAGAGRVRFANGGQVWAEGGSVKLMLNRSQVSVTEDSILVSSGGNSVAVGALGIQVRDVPTTTNTDSLHWLGVNSAGYLRKVDPAVGGPLGGPFEWPFPLSSVTSEFGPRPEMGDYHTGMDFGQPSGTPIPAPAAGTVVASGWVDNFGGYHIKIDHGMRGGKKLETGYFHLVEAPALQPGAMVAKGTIVGHVGSTGASTGPHLHWETFIDGVQVNPRSFMDAYGKK